CTCAAGTCACGAGTGTTCGCAGTGGTCGCCGCTCATTCATTATCCTCCCCATCATACTACCAAAATCGGCCTCTGTAAACGAGAAAGAAacaagaaagagagagagagagagagagagaggggagAGAGAAAGAGGCAGAGAGACACGCACAAAGACAAAAATTGCGTACCAGGTACACCGCAGTGCATATAGATCATACGATCATACGCATCATTTCATACATTATTTTAGCAGGGGTTGGGCCGGGTTTTGCGGGTGGGGGTGGGGGCGGGTTGCAGGTCAGGCAGGGGCAGGGGTGGGGTAAAAGTTCAAGTTGATTATTCGATTTCGTCATTTGGCTTATGTCTAAAAAAAACTGTTTCTGAGTTGGCGCGCTCGCTAGATGTGGATAGATACcgggatatatatatatttcagtgCGGTTATGGGATTTGGGGTGTGGGTTTACGGGGATTAGGTTCTGCTCGCAAGTAGTGGGTATGTGTAATGATGCTGGGTGATCGTTAAGTGCGGTGTTCTCTAGTAGTGATGGTATGTAAGCAATGTCCCTAGCAAGTGTAACCTTATAGCCAGCCAGCAGGCCCGTCCAAATAATATTCTTCCGGCTGCGAACTACTTTGTGTCTTAAAACGATGCGGGAACAAACTTACCCAGTCCTCGGGCCGCCACATCGGTGGCCACCAGGATGTTGGACTTTCCCGAGCGGAACTCGCGCAGGACAAAGTCTCGTTCTGATTGCGACTTGTCGCCGTGAATAGCTCCACAGCGAACGCCGAAGCTGCGGATAAAGCGCACCAGGTTGTCCACGCGCCGCTTTGTCTCCACGAATATGATGATCTTGCCGGGACTCTCGCTGGTGTCATAGATGTCTGACAGGAGGGTCTTCAACCTGGttttataaaagaaaatatttaattacaaaaattgtataaaaataaactccTTGGAATTGACTTCTCCAAATGCTAGGGTTAATTGTATAACTAAAACTATAGTTGCCGAAAACAATAGCTACTCACTTCTCCTCCTTGCTGAACTCATCACAAACGTCCACCACCTGGCGGATGTTGTGGTTGGCGGAGAGCTCCAGCGATCCAATGTTGATCTGAATGTAGTTGCCCAAAAAGTCCTCGGCAAGCTGTTTGACCTCCTTGGGCCAGGTGGCGCTCCACATGAGCGTCTGCCGGTCGGGCCGGATCTGTGAGACGATCTTCCTGATCTGGGGCTCGAAGCCCATGTCTAACATGCGGTCAGCCTCGTCCAGCACCAAGTAGGTGCAACGCTTCAGGTTAGTAGAGCCGGCGGAGAGGAAATCAATAAGCCGTCCGGGTGTGGCAATCACGATTTCGCAGCCGCGTTGCAGATCCCGCATTTGGCCGCCCTTCGGGGCGCCGCCGAAGACGCAGGTGTTGCGCACATACGACGAGGAACCGAATTCGGTGGCCACCTGCTGGATCTGTTGGGCCAGCTCCCTAGTGGGGGCCAGCACGAGGGCAATGGGTCCGTCACCCCTCTGCAGCGGCTGCTGGTTGTTGATGTGGACAATCGCGGGCAGGATGTAACCCAGGGTCTTGCCGGATCCCGTCTTGGCAATGCCCACGAAGTTCGAGCCACTCATGGCGATAGGCCAGCCCTGCGCCTGGATGGCGGTGGGCGCTTTGTAGCCCTGCCGGCGGATCTCCTTCATGACGTAGTCGGGCAGATAGACCTCGGAGAAGTCCTGGATGGGGTTTGGCACCTGTCCGCGCACAGTGATTTCCTGCTCGTCGCGATACCGCTGAACGTCGTAGGGTGATCGGTTAGCCACGTTGGGATGCTCCTGGTAAAAGTCCTTTTTAAAGGGAGCCAGGTTGGAGAAGTCGACCGGGCGCATGGGGAGGTCTTGGCTgccgcctccacctcctcctcggcGATCACCGaatccaccaccaccacctccaaaACGATTGCCGCCTCCGCGATCATCGCGGCGCTTCTCAATACGTCCATTCCTTACGCCGTGGTAatcaccaccgccaccgccaccaccaccgccgccgcctccaaaGCGATTgcctccaccgccgcctcctcgCCGGTCATCACCGCCTCGATCGCCTCCGCGACCGCCACGTCCACTGTGACCAAAGTCGCGATCGTGTGGTGCCCTAGAAAATAGCAGAAGAGAATCGATGAGTATCTAATGAAGGAATTAAAATGCTGGAGAGAAGAGAGAAGGAATGCTCAAGAAAAGAAATCTTTATCATCTTGCagcttattttcatttaaggTACATTGATTTATCATAAAATTAAtacatttacaatttacaataTTATTTCGCCTTTTTGTTTGGTATTCCATTCtaatgtaaatgtaatttgGTTTTTCGTTCTctaaaaaaccaaatgaataCGCTAACTGATGAAATTTGAGCAAACGAGTTAAATTTCTGctaacaaaatgtatttatttatttcgaataAGAATAAGCTGAATCGCCGAAATTTACTTTGTGTCAAGTATCAAAGGGCTTTTGCTTATTCATTAAAATCGAACGACTTcactttgttattttgctGCCTCGAGTTTTGTCGAATCTTTGATGAAGCATTACACTTTGAGTTGAGTAATCGAATTGTGGTTTGGTTGTATAATTAAGATACTGCAGTTCTTTGTGAAGATGTTTGAACCACAAACTAATAGTACAAACGTTTTTCATAAACTTATAAAGTGGAACGAATATTGTGGATTTGTGTAAGGTCGGTGGTCGGTATTATCTGTGAGCGATTTAGCGTTGTACATTTGTATAATCAATTCCTCCTTATCTGCCATCTAAAATCATTTTGTGCTCGGTATTTTCCCTTAATAAAAGCGGCCTTCGAGAATTAGACCATGCTTAACTGGGCCCATATTTTTGGGCTAGGTGAAGACAGCtgcattttcttttcttaagTATTTCTTTGGCAGCAGCAATTTGGGGGAAAAACCCGAGTGACTTGGCTTACTTTGCTCGCATGCTGCCGGTTCTAGACGTCTGCTAGTTGGGACTTGGATTTCAACTGCGACTGGCCGACTTGGAAGGTAAGTTCTCGCTTTTCGATTTCTTTCGACGCTGCTAAACAGCTGACATAGAGTTGTGCTACAACCgcaataaacttaaataaaactaattgcGTGTTagggaaattaaataaatttcgaaTAATGCAAACAGTAAAGCAAATTTGATTGACAACAACATGCAATTCGAGCACGGTTACTATTACTCCCACCCACCGATTGTTCACCGATTCACCCCAGTTTACCAGCCCCAAACTGCGCAACTAAACAACCCCGCGTAAGGAGCTGTGTGTTTATTGCTCTGGTACTATCAACCTGGGGCAGTTTCAGTCAGATCTGGCTAAGGAACTTTATTACAGCATAAAAACGGAATAGGAAACCCTTTGGCAATAAATTAGAAAGTATGATAAGACCACTGCAGGGTGTAAATACAATATGCTAATAAATACTGCTTCTAGATGAAGTTGTATTCTAATCAAccaaataatatatttaacataCTTGTAATGAACTACCAACCATTTTACTATAATAGGAAAAACTTCCTACAAACCTAGAAATTTCCAGCTTATATCGGTTTTCTTTAGTAGCTCCAACCTTAGTTGGCATCACTATGGGGTGCTCCATGATCCACTGCCATGTCTGCTCGTCTATTTTTCTGTCAATTTGAGCCCCGTACCGCCGTAAACGTAAACGTATATTTGTAGGACCCACTGGCACGCTAGCATTTGTGCCCAACTAGCGGAGCGGAACGCTCTGAACATTTATGAGACAGCCAAATGTCTTGCTCCTAGTTTCCCCCCCAGTTGCAAGGTCCCAGGGGGCACCTCTGACTTTCTGTGTGTCTACCTGTCGCTTTTTGACATGCGAAAAGACGAATCGCAAGCTAGCCAAAGGGGGAGCAGCTCCTCATCATAATCAATTGGCGTCATTTGACATTTTAGACTAATGGGGCCGTTTATGTGATGGCGAAGTTCACGAACTGGCCTACTCTATTACCTTTCAATGTGTGATAGAGTATTAATCATTATGTACTATCTATATTGATTTCTAATacacaattttctttttataacAAGCATTGTtcataataattaaatgcttGCTTTAGCAATAAAAGGCGCagcttaataaataaaatagatttCCGATTATTTGCCAGTATATTGTGTGAAAATGGAACTTTCCTTAGGATATGGAAATTTTAGAGTAAAAGGAGAACCTATCTTCTTACTATTTCATAACATTGTGCTCGGTATTGAAGAAGAAGTATTCAAACATAAttataccaaaaaaaatttaaatctatttgaaattattaaagtTTTAGTGaactaatattatttttaataaccTTACAGATTGTGGTCAATAACCGTAAGCAGacgttttaaataattccctaaATACCAAATACATCGCAATATCTTAAGAAAACCGCGTGTGAGCGAGGGAAAGAGCGGGATAGAAAGGTATGCTGGCGAGAGAGTAGGATGGCGCGAGTCAGTGACAGCCGCCGACTGTTATACGCTCGCACACACTTACGAATCTGTTATACGAGCACGCGAAAATGCCGCCGTCAACAGGCATTCACGCACACAAGAAAGTCTGAATGTGCCgctgtgtgagtgcgtgttCGTGTTCGGGGCATAcagacaaattaaaatgctataaaaaagcaaacgaagCAAGAACACGTTTCACAAATCAGGCAAATTCTTTTTATGACGTGCGCTGTCGttcttgttgcttttgttattCTTTTGCGGATGTGggggccaaacaaaaaaaaaacaacaaatagctGAAAACCTCACCTCCGAATGTCAAATTTTAGCAAACCATGTGtttttctctctctccccTTCCTCACTCTTTTTCGCTAATACTAATTACTCATCACCTCGCTTCGTAGGtgtacagaaaaaaaaggcacGAAGGGTGATAAAATGGCGACAGCGAGTGGAAAAAACCAGCGCATTTCATAAGAAATCTTTCGATGTACTCACATTATTCCTTCAATTTTGATTTCCTCTGTTCTCTCGTCGGGGTCGTTAAAAAGCGATTTCCTTCTCGTCCGCTGCTCTGCTTTCGGGATGGAATCTAGGTAGTCGTCTGGTTCTGTTTTCGAACTGTCTCGAAACGCACGCTGCGACTGGACTTGAAGACTACTATGTGTGCTTGGGGACAGTAATATCTCCCGATTCCTGCGACTCCCGTGGAACTGTTGTCGGTGTTCGGTGCAGagcgaagaagaagaagcgaaagtgccgctgctgctggcggaggAGAAAAGAAAATGGCGACGTTTCGTTATACATCTCTCGGAACTTTTCGGCGAAATCAATAGCATGTTGCCCCAGCCGCAACCGGCCGGTCTGGGCGTGGCGCCGCCCAGTCGGGGGGCTATGTATTGCACTAGCTTGAGCATATTCCCGAAGGGTTAGCTCTACACGGGTGTTATGCTAATGGCGGATTTATCCTAATCAGCGCGACATCCGCGCGTGTCTTACCTAACCTCGTCCAAAATTAGAGTGACCCTAGGTGAAGAGGAAAAATCGAGCCAAGGGTCGGTGTGACCGCAGCGCGCTAGCTATAAAACGCATTCTAGAGTGACCATTTGGTTGCCGGTCTATCGATTGTCGGCTGAATGCCGCGCATTACGTTGGCCgataagtttttattatttaaactgCTGCTGAAActaactttaaattaaattcgttGTCGGTTCGTCATCGTtatctttaatattttttaaatttcctattTCTAATCTACTAAAACATCGTTTGTGATCAGATTGGTTTATATTGCTTTAAATAACCTTTATTATGTGATTTTGCTATTAGCAAAGACTCACCCCAGTTTTCGTTTATTGcttaatacatacataattatttattgttcaatagtcttaaaattatttattttgttatacTAGAGTTTGCAGTTAACTCCATAGtttcttattttaattatataaagttattattttatttactcatttttaataaaacttcTTTTACTGAGGAAATACTATTTTAAAGCATATGGATAGGTGCGAGCAGTAAAGAGATGCGTAAGTAAGCAGTTTACTGCTTTAAATGTGCATATGAGATGTcaatacatatgtgtatgtatgtatatgatCTATGCTTCTTATGGGaaatattctttatttttttatttttccaccTTATGCGCATGAGCAAAGTCGACTCAAGAATATTTGAATGCACGCCCACAAATTACGATCTATCTGTTATATTCTTTTCATCGAACAATACTATCTTTCTTGCCCTACGAGTAATGGCATATTTTGGTTAGTTTGGTGCATGCGGCAGCCATGACATACACTGCGGCAAATGTATTTGTATCAAAGTCAacgaattaattaattaaaataataaatatcaaatcaatGTGATTCATAGAATTATATCTCTTAGCCACGTTCCATTTACAGCCCGAGAAGGTGGCAGAAACTGCGGTACATCTTGGCCCTGCGCCCCTGCAGGCACCCGTAAAGCTCGTTGATCTTGAGGCAGTCGATCTTGCTGATGGTCTTTCGCTGTCCGATCCTAACTCCGGGTTGTAGGGGGGTCATGGTGGGCTTCTCACCCTTCCGCTTGCTGAAGTAGAACTCGCCGTAGTGCATCACGGAGTTGTAATCGTAGTCGAAGGCGTACTTGCCCTTCTTTTTCGAAACCAGCTTAAAGTTCTTCCTAAACCGCGGCACAATATTGTCCCAATGGATCTTGACAAAGTTGTCGCGATCTGCTCGGGACTGCTCGTGATATATGCCTATGGCGTGCATGAGCTCGTGCATTATCCTTCCCTCGCTGCTGAAGCAGTGGGCACTGTTCTCATCGGGTCTCTGGAGGGATACCACCTGTTCGCCTCCCCTTCGTCCCACGTAGGACCAACATCCTTGGGGTCCTTCCACCGGCGGTTCGATCAACAGGTAGTCATCTACTTCCCCGTCGTACGGCACAAAGTGCACACATGTCAGGGAGTTGAAGGTTTTCACGGCTTGTATTATGGCCTCTCTTTCCGCATTTGCGTATCGCGGACTTATCTCAAAGGGAATCGTTCCATTGGGCCACAGTCGCTTGGGATGTCTCATTGGATTGACGCCCAGGCGCAGGGTGATGTAGGTGTACGGATCGATGGCAATGTCGCCTTGAAACAGGCGGGGCATGGTCTCCGGATCGTCGATTCCCAAATCGTCGTCACCGATGTCGGGTCCGTAGGGATCGTATTCATCTGAAAGGAACCagtttttgttaaatattttggttatcAAAACTAtttcagcaacagcaaatTAAACAGTAAATTCACATTAATCATGTGGCGTATGGCAATTTTCCTGATACTGGTAGGCCTGCGTATCAATCCGATATTATaatctattttctttttgacaCTCGATACGATATTCTTGAAAGATTCTGCAAAACAGAACTCCAATAagatatttgtattaatttgcattaattgTTGAATACCCTTCCTGCGTACATTTTAAAGCTCGAACTAGGTATCTTAAGATTTTCACAACTCAAATCGAACAAAAATGGCCTTTGTGTTTCATGGAGTCATTGGGAAAACTGGGAGTGAAACGAACCTTCCGCAACACTGGTGAACTCGTGCTCGAAGAAATCCACTCCAGCGGCAAACTGGCGGACAGGGAGCTTGGCACTTTCACTGAACGGTGGTGCGGATAGCACCActagcaccaccaccatcagcaccagcTGCACCACTGATTCACTCAACTGAGCACACATTATAGACTATGGGATTCGCCTTGGCTGTGACTATATTTCCATTCGATCGCTGTTTGCTCACTTCTTCCACGCCATGCCGCATTCAAACCGAACGGCTGCACACGAAATTGGTAACTGAACCTGGCTTGATAGCCCGACAGCTCCAGCGGCTACCAAAGTCTGCAGTCTTGGCAccttaatttatgcaaaatgtgcgaaaataaaactaaataacgCCGATGTTGGGCAGACGCCACGCAATCGGCCGCGTGTAAACAAAACCCAAATCTATCACCGCGCAGCAAAGCACCTATCCCTCTCACTTTTACACCTATGACTCTCTGATCAAACAGCACTAAATCTCCTCGATAAAGCCCAGCTTAAGCTCTACCACCAAACCCGGCCGAGACTCTTTGATTAAACCAGGCTTGAACTGGGCTGGACGCTCACGTAATTTAAGCCGAGTTAGCGGCTTTGGGCAACGACCTTCAATGCTTTTTGGTATGGCCTACTaccaaaattctctttctgGCAAACAAAGTACTTTCGCTTGCAAGTCAACCTATagtgtataaatattatttaaaaatattgttaagGGACTGCCGCGCCCACACTTCTGGATAGGTTTGGatatattttcacatttaaattagaattgaacattttttaccgatttgcagaaaactttttgcaacacccacaaacagcccaaacttttgaaaaataaaagtgtttgCTCTGCAAATAAGAATATCTCGTTCATAAAATACTTCAGTTGTCAATTTGTATAGCTTAAATCGTGAATAATGCACTTATCAAAATTTGTcaagtattattattatttagtttaaGTACTTCCCATACTTAAAGCAGTAGGTACATGTATCGCTCTTAAATTAGTACTGTATCGTACTAATCAAATGTTAGTCTCCAATTATTCGTGAATTTAGTTCTCTTGAATTATTCTTGAAATTCAACTTTTGTtcttgaaacaaaaaaaattcgagTTTACCGTGCTTTTGATGCGTTTCGTTCCTGATTTGATATCGAATAGCGTTAATTTTTTTCCCTGATTTCCCTGAGtgcacacttttgaaaaatgttttgatatttttccacaTGATAGACTCtttgcatgttgcatgccGGTAAATACTCAAAATGGAATCTTATGAAACAATATCTAGAATTAATTGCAATGAACTGTTCCTGAGCGAATTATGCAAAGTATAACTTTTTTTGTCACACATTGTattttcaaactttttgctattgctattgttAAGTTGTAATTCGACAATATCATATCAATATCACAAacttactatatatataatatttagaTCCTTTAATCAAGGTAAGTATTGACTTATTTGTTTCGCGTGCAGGCTGCTCAACTAACTGTCTTTCTTACTGTCTGCCAGTTTGCCTGGCTTACTGCTTTCAACTTGTTTGTGATGGCGTTTGTGTCTGTCTGTATGTAGGATGGTAGGATGGTTTTGATATGTGACACCTTGGCCTGGAAAGTCGGGCTGCAATGTGCACTTTGCACTTTCCGGGGTTCCAATTAGTCAGTTGGCAGCTTAAGCTGTTAACCCGGAATACCctatctccatctccatctggGCGGGGCTTATTTGACAATCTATTTTAATCGGTCATCATTAATTAGGCGAAATTAGTTTTCCGTCTTAATTagcataacaacaacagctcaCGAATCTGGCTCAAACACATTTAATCGCGATAGTCGAAATGAATTTACTTACATGTGTGCCAAATTATGTTTGGATTCCGGAATAGCCGAGTTAATCGAGGGCTTTCGCACAAATTATTCATTTACTCAAACAGAGGGGAAATTTGTGTATTAGTGTACTTAGGTAGGtaagtaatatttaattaaataattattttctaaGGACATCTTACTCTGTATATTGGATAATTACGTAAATATTATAGATTCTTTTCTATTTAACTTCTTAAACGTTGTGCAATGCAAAACTTATTTATGGgttgctaaataaataattatgagTTGCTAAGTACACAGAAAAAGTATTCAATACTACGATTAAAAAGTAGAgctctatataaatatatatgtatatataggaTAATTACAGGCATTCTTAGTACACCTCTTAAAGCTATAGGATTCTTTGGCTCTGAGATAAATGTTTACAGCTGGTAAGAGAAGGAGTTTAAATTATGCAACTTGGAAGAATGAATCAAGGTATTGAAATAGCTCGGAGCAATAGAGTTCAAAGAGAAAAGTCGACATCCACATAGAACATTGATTATCCGTTTGAAAACCCTTTATGCTGTGcagttttcattgttttggccaactgactGATTGTCAATATGGACTGTAATTGTCATATATCATTGGCCTGCAATCGTAAACCTGTCCTTGCCCCGCCCTACTTTAACCCACTTCGCCCACTTTGCCCACTTTAACCCATTGTGAGAGTCCACTGCTGAGGGTCTGTCTTCGATTGAGTCCGCCACTTGACTTTATGTGTCAGCTGGGCAATAAAAATGCGACACCGAGTAATTTTGCGCCACACAGGGTCTGTATTAGAAAGAGAGATACGCCCAaggagcgaaagagacggggcgGAAAgtagagagagagatggcGAAATACTAAGGCAGCAAAggcaaaacacaaacaatcAAAGGCGAGCGAACCCAAAGTCAAAACCCAGCGACTAATTCAAAGTTGTCACGTAATAAAACACAGAAACATCGAAGCCAAAAACAATAAGCCACAAAGGCGACAAACAAtcaaagaaatacaaaaaacctaagaaacaaacgaaaataatggaaatttgcatattttttcgAGGCGAAGACAGCCGGCAGCCAACCATCGATGGCGACAAGAAATTTAACAAAGTACAAAttgttatttgatttgattacaTAATGACACAATGCCACACATACCCCATCATCTGCCTTTTGCAATTTGcctttgtttctgttttggtttctgtttttattcagcccccccccccacacattatttcggtttattttgACACCAAAAACTGATATCTCCAATTAGACTTGCAACtgaattaattgaattgcattaAGGCGGCTCCAGTGATTTGTGGCCGAGTTGATAGCAACTGAATGGTTTAATCTGCATAATAGAAAGATAATAATGGCCGCTTGCAAAGCTGCTTAAACGGAAATGGAACGGATTTCTTAGTTGGATTTCTGGAATATTCACAACAACGCATTTATGTGGGGTATTAATTATAATGTTCGCTGAAAGGAAACTTTCCCGCCCTTTGTTTAATTCTTTTGCGCTTAATAAAGCGGAAGTGCGAAACTTTTTATCAAGATTTCCACCGCATGGAAAACTTTTAATTCCGCTAATGTCGATTTTGCGATGCTGAAACTTAATGTGGGCGAGTGGAAGTCTCTCGATTTCCCCCACAAAAGACTCATATTAATTCCTTactaggaaaaaaaaatgttgtgcCAAAGACGGCTTAACTGTGAGTTAAAGAATGGCGGAAAAACTTCGATCAACAGCGATGACAATCTAATATTCCGACTCGGACTTCTCTTTGTGCAATGCAGGAATTGTATTTACTACCACTAAGTAATTAAAGATAATGAAATTACACAGCACGCTAATAACTAAGGAAGTCTTAATCGATTATTTTACACATGTAAGTTACTAGCTAagcaataaatgtttttatctAAACAtcagaataaataaataaatacgatatatatataaaattaataaaatctaagatttcattaaaagctattattaaaagttaaatcaattcttgctgtttttttttgctatccTGCTTAAAGTTGGTTCGTTAATTTTCAAGAGCAAATTTATGGAAGATTATTGGTTTGTTACCAACGAGATTCTGATACTTTAATAACGGCCCCAGCACActtaaaatctttttgcatgcaatctgtacatttttgtaatttcaatgtgtttttttcactttttatgattttcca
This genomic stretch from Drosophila yakuba strain Tai18E2 chromosome 3R, Prin_Dyak_Tai18E2_2.1, whole genome shotgun sequence harbors:
- the LOC6537555 gene encoding ATP-dependent RNA helicase p62 isoform X1 — protein: MLKLVQYIAPRLGGATPRPAGCGWGNMLLISPKSSERCITKRRHFLFSSASSSGTFASSSSLCTEHRQQFHGSRRNREILLSPSTHSSLQVQSQRAFRDSSKTEPDDYLDSIPKAEQRTRRKSLFNDPDERTEEIKIEGIMAPHDRDFGHSGRGGRGGDRGGDDRRGGGGGGNRFGGGGGGGGGGGGDYHGVRNGRIEKRRDDRGGGNRFGGGGGGFGDRRGGGGGGSQDLPMRPVDFSNLAPFKKDFYQEHPNVANRSPYDVQRYRDEQEITVRGQVPNPIQDFSEVYLPDYVMKEIRRQGYKAPTAIQAQGWPIAMSGSNFVGIAKTGSGKTLGYILPAIVHINNQQPLQRGDGPIALVLAPTRELAQQIQQVATEFGSSSYVRNTCVFGGAPKGGQMRDLQRGCEIVIATPGRLIDFLSAGSTNLKRCTYLVLDEADRMLDMGFEPQIRKIVSQIRPDRQTLMWSATWPKEVKQLAEDFLGNYIQINIGSLELSANHNIRQVVDVCDEFSKEEKLKTLLSDIYDTSESPGKIIIFVETKRRVDNLVRFIRSFGVRCGAIHGDKSQSERDFVLREFRSGKSNILVATDVAARGLDVDGIKYVINFDYPQNSEDYIHRIGRTGRSNTKGTSFAFFTKNNAKQAKALVDVLREANQEINPALENLARNSRYDGGGGRSRYGGGGGGGRFGGGGFKKGSLSNGRGFGGGGGGEGRHSRFD
- the LOC6537556 gene encoding LOW QUALITY PROTEIN: hatching enzyme 1.2 (The sequence of the model RefSeq protein was modified relative to this genomic sequence to represent the inferred CDS: deleted 1 base in 1 codon); this encodes MRHGVEEVSKQRSNGNIVTAKANPISIMCAQLSESVVQLVLMVVVLVVLSAPPFSESAKLPVRQFAAGVDFFEHEFTSVAEDEYDPYGPDIGDDDLGIDDPETMPRLFQGDIAIDPYTYITLRLGVNPMRHPKRLWPNGTIPFEISPRYANAEREAIIQAVKTFNSLTCVHFVPYDGEVDDYLLIEPPVEGPQGCWSYVGRRGGEQVVSLQRPDENSAHCFSSEGRIMHELMHAIGIYHEQSRADRDNFVKIHWDNIVPRFRKNFKLVSKKKGKYAFDYDYNSVMHYGEFYFSKRKGEKPTMTPLQPGVRIGQRKTISKIDCLKINELYGCLQGRRAKMYRSFCHLLGL
- the LOC6537555 gene encoding ATP-dependent RNA helicase p62 isoform X2, which encodes MRAKAPHDRDFGHSGRGGRGGDRGGDDRRGGGGGGNRFGGGGGGGGGGGGDYHGVRNGRIEKRRDDRGGGNRFGGGGGGFGDRRGGGGGGSQDLPMRPVDFSNLAPFKKDFYQEHPNVANRSPYDVQRYRDEQEITVRGQVPNPIQDFSEVYLPDYVMKEIRRQGYKAPTAIQAQGWPIAMSGSNFVGIAKTGSGKTLGYILPAIVHINNQQPLQRGDGPIALVLAPTRELAQQIQQVATEFGSSSYVRNTCVFGGAPKGGQMRDLQRGCEIVIATPGRLIDFLSAGSTNLKRCTYLVLDEADRMLDMGFEPQIRKIVSQIRPDRQTLMWSATWPKEVKQLAEDFLGNYIQINIGSLELSANHNIRQVVDVCDEFSKEEKLKTLLSDIYDTSESPGKIIIFVETKRRVDNLVRFIRSFGVRCGAIHGDKSQSERDFVLREFRSGKSNILVATDVAARGLDVDGIKYVINFDYPQNSEDYIHRIGRTGRSNTKGTSFAFFTKNNAKQAKALVDVLREANQEINPALENLARNSRYDGGGGRSRYGGGGGGGRFGGGGFKKGSLSNGRGFGGGGGGEGRHSRFD
- the LOC6537555 gene encoding ATP-dependent RNA helicase p62 isoform X3 translates to MRAKAPHDRDFGHSGRGGRGGDRGGDDRRGGGGGGNRFGGGGGGGGGGGGDYHGVRNGRIEKRRDDRGGGNRFGGGGGGFGDRRGGGGGGSQDLPMRPVDFSNLAPFKKDFYQEHPNVANRSPYDVQRYRDEQEITVRGQVPNPIQDFSEVYLPDYVMKEIRRQGYKAPTAIQAQGWPIAMSGSNFVGIAKTGSGKTLGYILPAIVHINNQQPLQRGDGPIALVLAPTRELAQQIQQVATEFGSSSYVRNTCVFGGAPKGGQMRDLQRGCEIVIATPGRLIDFLSAGSTNLKRCTYLVLDEADRMLDMGFEPQIRKIVSQIRPDRQTLMWSATWPKEVKQLAEDFLGNYIQINIGSLELSANHNIRQVVDVCDEFSKEEKLKTLLSDIYDTSESPGKIIIFVETKRRVDNLVRFIRSFGVRCGAIHGDKSQSERDFVLREFRSGKSNILVATDVAARGLEADFGSMMGRIMNERRPLRTLVT